In a single window of the Rhineura floridana isolate rRhiFlo1 chromosome 3, rRhiFlo1.hap2, whole genome shotgun sequence genome:
- the LOC133381845 gene encoding zinc finger protein 664-like, translating to MQAGSAEPSLCAAMMASGVARGEPGDKGYIWGVKAEREPSEVSLEKAEEQVLEQELRSQDGAKREEERQIHTGYKPHTCLECGKSFSQSIAFTQYQRIHTMDKLHTCFECGSSFRWSSTLMVHHKTHVGDKPYQCLECGKSFSYSSTLMVHQRTHTGDKPYKCCECGKSFSQSSTLTLHQRTHTGDKPYKCFECGKSFSQSGHLTSHQRTHTGDKPYKCLECGKSFSRSSHLTSHQRTHTGDKPYKCFECGKSFSQSSNLSSHQRTHTGDKPYKCFECGKSYRWSSDFSQHQRTHTGDKCYQCLECGKSFSYSSNLMVHQRTHTGNKPYKCLECGKSFRQSSTLTLHQRTHTGDKPYKCLECGKSFSRSGHLTLHQRTHTGDKPYKCLECGKSFSRSGHLTVHQRTHTGDKPYKCFECGKSFSQSINLSSHQRTHTGDKPYKCFECGKSYRWSSDFSQHQRTHTGDKPYKCLECGKSFNWSSHLTSHQRTHTGDKPYKCL from the exons ATGCAGGCTGGAAGCGCGGAGCCCTCTTTGTGCGCAGCGATGATGGCGAGCGGGGTTGCAAGGGGGGAGCCTGGAGACAAAG gatacatctggggggtcaaagctgagagagaaccatctgaagtatcactggaaaaagctgaggagcaggtgCTGGAGCAggaactgaggagtcaagatggagcaaagagagaAGAGGAGAGACAGATTCACACAGGGtacaaacctcatacatgcttggagtgtggaaagagcttcagtcagagtatcGCCTTTACTCAatatcaaagaattcacacaatgGACAAACTTCAtacatgctttgagtgtggaagcagcttcaggtggagtagcaccCTTATggtgcatcacaaaactcatgtAGGGGacaaaccatatcaatgcttggagtgtggaaagagcttcagttacaGTAGCACCCTTatggtgcatcaaagaactcacacaggggacaaaccttataaatgttgcgagtgtggaaagagcttcagtcagagtagcacccttactttgcatcagagaactcacacaggggacaaaccttataaatgctttgagtgtggaaagagcttcagtcagagtggccaccttacttcgcatcagagaactcacacaggagacaaaccttataaatgcttggagtgtggaaaaagcttcagtcggagtagccaccttacttcacatcaaagaactcacacaggggacaaaccttataaatgcttcgagtgtggaaagagctttagtcagagtagcaacctttcttctcatcaaagaactcacacaggggacaaaccgtataaatgctttgagtgtggaaaaagctacAGGTGGAGTAGTGACTTTTctcaacatcaaagaactcacacggggGACAAAtgttatcaatgcttggagtgtggaaagagcttcagttacaGTAGCAACCTTATGGTGcaccaaagaactcacacagggaacaaaccttataaatgcttagagtgtggaaagagcttcaggcagaGTAGCacgcttactttgcatcaaagaactcacacaggagacaaaccttataaatgcttggagtgtggaaagagcttcagtcggagtggccaccttactttgcatcagagaactcacacaggagacaaaccttataaatgcttggagtgtggaaagagcttcagtcggagtggccaccttactgtgcatcaaagaactcacacaggggacaaaccttataaatgcttcgagtgtggaaagagctttagtcaaaGTATCAACCtttcttcgcatcaaagaactcacacaggagacaaaccttataaatgcttcgagtgtggaaaaagctacAGGTGGAGTAGTGACTTTTctcaacatcaaagaactcacacaggggacaaaccttataaatgcttggagtgtggaaagagcttcaattggagtagccaccttacttcgcatcaaagaactcacacaggagacaaaccttataaatgcttgtag